A genome region from Nocardia sp. NBC_01730 includes the following:
- a CDS encoding aldehyde dehydrogenase family protein, which produces MPDPVQLDVLGPRGAFRAVTRRRIDDVTGSSVAELSLAPQVFVSRALSALRQASVPPKDERIAMLARAGHLFATSTLCGLSPADYQWLTCRVGGTPIAAVRRATQWIQACAERVERAVTDACPRAAADNGARTGSELGIRRVTWVRRGDVVAVSAAGNHPAVQSQWLEALALGYRVAVRPSWQEPFTPHRLVAALRTAGFGADQVNLLPTDSEGVDALIHGADLAVVYGADLAGRYVTDRTVAVHGAGRSKVLLAGDGWRDHLDMLVQSVAHDGGTACVNATTVLVDGDPGPLAEALAARLAELPSLPPQDDRAVLPVRSLASARAIEQYLLRHVQGARIWLGSDGVVDELGDGSAVLRPAVLQVDRAGAAEIGVELPFPCVWVAPWSRADGSGPLRDTLVLTVVTDDEELIDRLIVEPSIGNVYVGSHPTCAMEAGIPPDGYLADFLMRGKVVLR; this is translated from the coding sequence ATGCCGGACCCTGTGCAGCTCGACGTGCTCGGCCCGCGCGGTGCGTTCCGTGCTGTAACCCGCCGACGCATCGACGATGTCACCGGAAGTTCGGTTGCCGAGCTGAGCCTGGCGCCGCAGGTGTTCGTGAGCCGCGCACTGTCGGCTCTGCGACAAGCGTCGGTGCCGCCGAAGGATGAGCGCATCGCCATGCTGGCGCGGGCGGGCCACCTGTTCGCGACGAGCACACTGTGTGGGCTGTCACCTGCCGACTATCAGTGGCTGACCTGCCGGGTCGGTGGTACGCCGATCGCCGCGGTGCGTCGCGCGACGCAGTGGATACAGGCCTGCGCGGAACGCGTCGAGCGTGCGGTGACCGATGCCTGTCCGCGAGCGGCGGCGGACAACGGCGCTCGCACCGGTTCCGAACTCGGAATCCGCCGTGTCACTTGGGTTCGGCGCGGCGACGTGGTCGCCGTCAGCGCGGCGGGTAATCACCCCGCCGTGCAATCGCAGTGGCTGGAGGCGCTGGCGCTGGGATATCGCGTCGCGGTGCGTCCCTCATGGCAGGAGCCGTTCACTCCGCACCGGCTGGTTGCCGCGCTGCGCACGGCCGGCTTCGGGGCGGATCAGGTGAACTTGCTGCCGACCGACTCCGAGGGCGTCGATGCGCTGATCCACGGCGCGGACCTGGCGGTGGTGTACGGCGCGGACCTGGCCGGTCGGTACGTGACCGACCGTACCGTCGCAGTGCACGGCGCCGGGAGGTCGAAGGTCCTGCTCGCTGGTGACGGCTGGCGTGACCATCTGGACATGCTCGTGCAGTCGGTGGCCCACGACGGTGGCACCGCCTGCGTGAATGCGACAACCGTATTGGTCGATGGGGATCCGGGGCCGCTCGCCGAGGCCCTGGCCGCGCGGTTGGCGGAGTTGCCGAGCCTGCCGCCGCAGGACGACCGGGCAGTGCTTCCCGTGCGCTCACTGGCGAGCGCACGGGCGATCGAGCAGTACCTGCTGCGTCACGTGCAGGGCGCCCGGATATGGCTAGGTAGCGACGGAGTCGTAGATGAGCTGGGTGACGGCAGCGCTGTGCTGCGGCCGGCGGTGCTGCAAGTGGACCGGGCGGGGGCTGCGGAAATCGGTGTCGAGCTGCCCTTCCCCTGTGTGTGGGTCGCCCCGTGGTCTCGGGCAGACGGGTCGGGGCCACTGCGGGACACGCTCGTACTGACGGTGGTGACCGACGACGAGGAACTGATCGACCGGCTGATCGTCGAGCCGTCGATCGGCAATGTATATGTCGGCAGCCACCCGACATGCGCTATGGAGGCGGGTATTCCACCGGACGGATACCTGGCGGACTTCCTGATGCGCGGCAAAGTGGTGTTGCGATGA
- a CDS encoding aldo/keto reductase, translating into MQIGRIGGLTVGAQGLGCAGMSEFYGPTDDVESAATIHRALDLGVTLFDTADIYGRGANEKLLGQALAKRRDEAVIATKFGLVRAADGFARTVCGDAGYVRRACEESLRRLGVDHIDLYYQHRVDPAVPIEETVAAMAGLVAAGKVRELGLSEAGAATIRRAHAVHPLAAVQCEWSLWTRDLEQDGVLRTCRELGVTLVAASPLGRGFLTGRFTSAADFEPLDFRRATQPRFADGNLERNLAIAARLQALAHRHGVTAAQLALAWVHHRGADVVAIPGTKRRKYLEENVIAADLVLSESELGDLSAAVPAAAVAGERCDPAMARQLGL; encoded by the coding sequence GTGCAAATAGGCCGAATCGGTGGTCTGACCGTGGGAGCCCAGGGACTCGGGTGCGCCGGGATGAGCGAATTCTACGGGCCGACAGACGATGTCGAGTCGGCCGCCACCATCCATCGGGCCCTGGACCTGGGTGTCACACTCTTCGACACGGCCGACATCTACGGCCGGGGCGCGAACGAGAAGCTGCTCGGGCAGGCGCTCGCCAAGCGTCGTGACGAGGCGGTGATCGCCACCAAGTTCGGCCTGGTCCGCGCCGCGGACGGATTCGCAAGGACCGTGTGTGGCGATGCCGGTTATGTGCGGCGCGCGTGCGAGGAGTCACTGCGACGTCTCGGGGTGGACCATATCGATCTGTACTACCAGCATCGCGTCGATCCGGCGGTCCCGATCGAGGAAACCGTCGCGGCGATGGCCGGACTGGTTGCCGCGGGCAAGGTCCGGGAGCTGGGGCTGTCCGAAGCCGGTGCCGCGACGATCCGGCGGGCACACGCTGTACATCCCCTCGCCGCTGTCCAATGCGAGTGGTCGCTGTGGACCCGCGATCTGGAACAGGACGGCGTTCTGAGAACGTGCCGGGAACTCGGTGTGACCCTGGTAGCGGCCTCTCCTCTCGGCCGGGGCTTCCTGACCGGAAGATTCACTTCGGCGGCGGATTTCGAGCCACTGGACTTCCGCAGGGCAACGCAGCCGCGGTTCGCCGACGGGAACCTGGAACGCAACCTGGCCATCGCTGCCCGGTTGCAGGCGCTCGCGCACCGCCACGGTGTGACAGCAGCGCAGCTGGCGCTGGCCTGGGTACACCACCGTGGTGCGGACGTGGTAGCGATCCCCGGTACCAAGCGCAGAAAGTATTTGGAGGAGAATGTGATCGCGGCCGATCTCGTCCTGTCCGAATCCGAACTCGGTGATCTCTCGGCCGCGGTTCCGGCGGCTGCCGTCGCCGGAGAACGCTGCGACCCCGCGATGGCCCGCCAATTGGGCCTGTGA
- a CDS encoding AMP-binding protein, whose product MRAFPDSVLEPPIGETPDIEGFLAAAMRWHFSPDTGSAFWLDRAATLDFDPVHDVRSFADLRRFPNVVDELRTVPVADLIPRGYGRNPSVFGVYESGGTTGSPKRLVFLADWMDRVVEWAMRDMDTRGHPYGVNWLTLVPSGPQLFGDWTAELVRRRGGVRFCINMDPRWVKGMIGVGESAVADRYVDHLVAQSAHVLRSQDVGVLVCTPPLLERLCRDDELVELINAKVRLIVWGGARMDPDTRRFLHTDVFPGIELYGYYGNVTMLGTTIERSGLSDDSPCVYDTFSPHITLAVVDSETGLPVAYGERGQVIVNHISRAMLLPNNSERDLAVRVEPPPGRLGDSVADITSMTAFAGTTVIEGVY is encoded by the coding sequence ATGCGGGCCTTCCCTGACTCGGTTCTGGAACCGCCCATCGGCGAAACGCCCGACATCGAGGGTTTTCTGGCTGCGGCCATGCGTTGGCATTTCTCCCCGGACACCGGCTCGGCCTTCTGGCTCGACCGCGCCGCAACGCTCGATTTCGATCCGGTGCACGATGTCCGGTCCTTCGCCGACCTCCGGCGGTTTCCCAATGTTGTGGACGAGCTACGCACGGTCCCGGTAGCGGATCTCATTCCGCGCGGGTACGGCCGCAACCCCTCGGTGTTCGGTGTGTACGAAAGCGGCGGTACGACAGGCAGTCCCAAACGCCTGGTTTTCCTGGCCGACTGGATGGACCGCGTCGTCGAGTGGGCGATGCGGGATATGGACACCCGCGGTCACCCGTACGGCGTCAACTGGTTGACTCTGGTCCCGAGCGGGCCGCAACTGTTCGGTGACTGGACCGCCGAGCTGGTCCGGCGCCGGGGAGGTGTTCGTTTCTGTATCAATATGGATCCTCGCTGGGTGAAGGGGATGATCGGTGTGGGTGAGTCCGCCGTCGCCGATCGCTACGTCGACCATCTCGTAGCGCAGAGCGCGCACGTTCTGCGCAGCCAGGACGTCGGAGTGCTGGTGTGCACTCCTCCCTTGCTGGAGCGGCTGTGCCGGGACGACGAGCTGGTCGAGCTGATCAACGCCAAAGTCCGGCTGATCGTGTGGGGGGGAGCGCGAATGGATCCGGATACGCGCCGGTTCCTGCACACCGACGTGTTCCCGGGCATCGAGCTGTACGGCTACTACGGCAACGTCACGATGCTGGGCACGACGATCGAGCGCTCAGGTCTGTCTGACGACAGTCCGTGCGTCTACGACACCTTCTCTCCGCACATCACCCTCGCGGTCGTCGATTCGGAGACCGGACTACCTGTTGCATACGGCGAGCGCGGCCAGGTGATCGTGAACCACATCAGCCGGGCGATGTTGCTGCCCAACAACTCCGAGCGTGATCTCGCTGTCCGAGTCGAACCGCCGCCGGGGCGTCTCGGTGACTCGGTCGCGGACATCACATCGATGACTGCCTTCGCTGGGACAACGGTCATCGAGGGCGTGTATTGA
- a CDS encoding SDR family NAD(P)-dependent oxidoreductase produces MNGSEESIVASDRGHRGAGGFGVADHERRLTELVREAAARAHGNLPADAIAIDRAFWDSGLGSIAGVQLANLLSDALDLPIEASVVFEYPTPRALTEYLRGILTATTLPTRPTAAAPDRVSSEEPLAIVGMSCRLPGGVASADDLWRLVAEERSALSPFPGDRGWDLDSLFDQDPDRPGTCYVRHGGFLADADRFDAAFFGISPREALAMDPQQRLVLETTWEAIEHARIDPTSLRATQTGVYLGMTTHGYESLSHEPGQDGAYLGAADSFAVTSGRVAYALGFEGPALTVDTACSSSLVALHLAGQALRAGDCSLAVAGGVSVICTPKPFVQFSKQRALAPDARCKAFAAAADGTAWGEGVAVLLVERLADARRNGHRVLAVIRGSAINQDGRSNGLTAPHGPAQRRVIRQALADAGLGPHDVDTVEAHGTGTQLGDPIEARALMATYGHERPPERPLWLGSVKSNLTHTLAAAGIAGVIKTVQAMRHGVLPSTLHVDRPAELDWSAGGVSLLTESRPWPRVERPRRAGVSSFGISGTNAHVILEEESTPDGPVRSGPSPTPEPGTVPWVVSGRGGPALRAQAARLADHLRSHPDLPMVDIAYALATTRTAFSHRAVVLADDRDGYLGGLETIAAGHGQPGVVQGTATPDPEIAFMFTGQGAQRVGMGRELYDHSPVFADALDTTCAHLDPLLDRPLLEILFAEPGSADAELLDRTEFTQPALFACELALVRLLEVAGVRPDVLFGHSVGELVAAHVAGVLSLTDACTLVAARGRLMQEMPPGGAMLAVAAGEREATEALAVQHLDLAIAAVNGPQSVVLSGDATAIADQAAYWESSGRRTRRLRIGHAFHSPRMDGMLEPFRQVAESLTFTAPQIPIISGVTGAPLTAAQACSPEYWVRQARDTVRCYDALLGMNADGVTGYLEIGPDGVLTALARDCLPEAQQLGPVLRPGRPEARTTATALARAHVHGVPLHWDTLFAALRPKKVDLPTYAFQRQRYWPAGRASTRTGTDNHPWLSAPVELAGTARHVFDGRLSHRSAAWLDDHTIRGNRVLPGTALMELALHAGGHLGCDRLDELILQEPLLLPDDTDIRLQVEVGASGHDGDRPVTIYARPETGVDAGEPQPWTRHATGVLRSDAGPPAGDVQWLPPDAVPLPVDDLYQQLAARGMVYGPAFRGLRAAWRSDADVYVEASLPEGVSVGGFGIHPALLDTLMHATQSQFAVPTGLWLPFSWSGVTRCALRPGTLRARIRVDGPDANDSVKLSLNVTDETGRPVLDVASLMLRPVRVSEAAFCPSPEVGAGVKYRLSAAQSTAEALFRLDWVPAPEPEASLRSAQRSIAVLGTDRIGVTAALATSGHSVLTVPDWNTLALAVCAGAPAPEVVLVPCAGPDEHGTTVIQAGHAETARVLDLLRSWLADDSFADSRLAVVTREAVAVTVGDHVVDLARAPIWGLVRVAQTENPDRILLLDVDRGADLTAALSAALASGQTQSAARSGILYVPRLVRANTGTTELRPPADSSSWHLHLEEPGDLDRLTLVSRPLAPLPPGHVRIAVRAAGINFRDVLVALDIYPGVSSMGREAAGVVTEVGSDVTTFAVGDRVMGVFDDAFATQADADHRCLVHIPTGWSFAQAAGFPIAFLTAHHALVDLAHLTPGESILIHSAAGGVGTAAVRLARHLGAEAFATASPGKWEALRRQGLDDRHIASSRTLDFEELVRQATDGRGVDVVLNALSREFTDASLRLLPRGGRFLEMGKTDVRDPDTVTVEHPGVTYRPFDLADLELDRVADLFQALQALIDNGAIGPLPVRAWDIRQAGDALRYVSNARHTGKVVLTVPFRPDPERAVLITGGTGTLGAQIARHLVTRHGARRLVLAGRNAPTAESVSELTTELAARGADVRIVSCDVSVREEVAALLASIPSLGSVVHAAGIVADGTLESLDTDRLDRVLRPKLDAAVHLHELTRDLDLAEFVLFSSAAGVFGHAGQANYAAANTFLDALAYHRRGAGLPACAVAWGLWAAPSPISRGLDPIDHRRVTRGGMVPLSTADGIEMFDVARRGTRALTIAARWDLPILRSSRAEQPPILRDLVPGHESRTGATTEPARHDKGSWTDKLVGATEPERDRLVLELVLTQAADVLGYPADHSIAADETFRDLGFDSLTTVELRNRLNRLTGLHLRTDALFDNPDPTALARRVSKELLRSPAADSPPSADR; encoded by the coding sequence GTGAACGGAAGCGAAGAGTCAATCGTTGCTTCAGATCGTGGGCATCGGGGAGCCGGTGGGTTCGGTGTCGCCGACCATGAGCGGCGCCTCACCGAACTCGTTCGCGAAGCAGCCGCCCGAGCACACGGAAACCTTCCGGCCGACGCCATCGCGATCGACCGGGCGTTCTGGGACTCGGGTCTCGGATCGATCGCCGGCGTACAGCTGGCCAACCTACTGTCCGACGCGCTCGATTTGCCCATCGAAGCGAGTGTCGTCTTCGAGTACCCGACCCCGCGGGCACTCACCGAATATCTCCGGGGGATCCTGACCGCCACCACGCTCCCGACGCGCCCGACCGCAGCCGCGCCCGATCGCGTCTCGTCCGAGGAACCACTCGCCATCGTCGGGATGAGTTGCCGCCTGCCCGGCGGGGTGGCGTCCGCCGACGATCTGTGGCGCTTGGTCGCCGAAGAGCGCTCGGCCCTGTCCCCGTTCCCCGGCGACCGGGGGTGGGACCTGGACAGCCTCTTCGACCAGGACCCGGATCGCCCGGGTACCTGCTACGTACGCCACGGCGGGTTCCTCGCCGATGCCGACCGGTTCGACGCGGCGTTCTTCGGCATCTCGCCCCGCGAGGCGCTGGCGATGGACCCACAGCAGCGCCTGGTGCTGGAAACGACGTGGGAAGCGATCGAGCACGCCCGGATCGATCCGACCAGCCTGCGTGCGACACAGACCGGCGTATACCTCGGGATGACCACCCACGGGTACGAGAGTCTGTCCCATGAGCCCGGCCAGGACGGCGCGTACCTGGGCGCCGCCGACTCGTTCGCGGTCACCTCGGGACGCGTGGCGTATGCCCTCGGGTTCGAGGGGCCCGCGTTGACGGTGGACACCGCCTGTTCGTCATCCCTGGTGGCACTGCACTTGGCGGGTCAGGCGCTGCGCGCGGGTGACTGTTCGTTGGCCGTGGCGGGCGGTGTGTCGGTGATCTGCACTCCGAAGCCCTTCGTGCAGTTCAGCAAACAACGTGCCCTAGCGCCCGACGCCCGGTGCAAGGCGTTCGCCGCGGCGGCCGACGGAACCGCCTGGGGCGAAGGGGTAGCGGTACTGCTGGTGGAACGACTGGCCGATGCCCGCAGGAATGGCCATCGGGTGCTCGCCGTCATCCGCGGATCGGCGATCAACCAGGACGGCCGCAGCAATGGCCTTACCGCACCGCACGGCCCCGCGCAGCGCCGGGTGATTCGGCAGGCACTGGCCGACGCCGGCCTGGGGCCGCACGATGTCGACACGGTCGAGGCCCACGGCACGGGTACCCAACTGGGCGACCCGATCGAAGCTCGGGCGCTGATGGCGACCTACGGTCACGAGCGGCCGCCCGAGCGACCGCTGTGGCTGGGCTCGGTGAAATCGAACCTCACCCACACCCTTGCCGCTGCCGGGATCGCCGGTGTCATCAAGACCGTGCAGGCCATGCGCCACGGCGTGCTGCCCAGCACGCTGCACGTCGACCGGCCGGCGGAGTTGGACTGGTCGGCCGGTGGGGTATCGCTACTGACCGAGTCACGGCCGTGGCCACGCGTCGAACGCCCACGCCGCGCCGGGGTGTCCTCGTTCGGGATCAGCGGGACGAACGCACACGTGATTCTGGAAGAGGAATCCACGCCCGACGGCCCGGTCCGCTCCGGACCGAGCCCGACCCCCGAGCCCGGAACCGTGCCTTGGGTCGTATCCGGCCGCGGCGGGCCCGCACTGCGCGCGCAGGCAGCCCGGCTCGCCGATCACCTGCGCTCCCACCCGGACCTCCCGATGGTCGATATCGCGTATGCACTGGCCACCACCCGCACGGCGTTCTCGCACCGCGCCGTCGTGCTCGCGGACGACCGGGACGGTTACCTCGGTGGCCTCGAAACGATCGCGGCTGGTCACGGGCAGCCGGGGGTGGTTCAGGGAACGGCGACACCGGACCCCGAGATCGCGTTCATGTTCACCGGCCAAGGGGCCCAGCGTGTGGGCATGGGCCGCGAACTGTACGACCACTCCCCCGTATTCGCGGACGCACTGGACACGACCTGCGCCCATCTGGACCCGCTGTTGGACCGGCCGCTGCTGGAGATCCTCTTCGCCGAACCGGGATCCGCGGACGCCGAACTCCTCGATCGGACCGAGTTCACCCAACCGGCGCTGTTCGCCTGCGAACTGGCACTCGTGCGCCTCCTAGAGGTGGCCGGGGTACGACCGGACGTGCTGTTCGGCCACTCGGTCGGCGAACTCGTCGCCGCACATGTCGCGGGCGTGTTGTCGTTGACGGATGCGTGCACCCTGGTCGCCGCGCGGGGCCGGCTGATGCAGGAGATGCCTCCCGGCGGAGCGATGCTGGCGGTCGCGGCCGGTGAGCGCGAAGCCACCGAGGCACTGGCCGTCCAGCACCTCGACCTAGCCATCGCGGCGGTCAACGGGCCACAGTCCGTCGTGCTCTCGGGCGATGCCACAGCCATAGCCGACCAGGCCGCCTATTGGGAGTCGTCGGGGCGCCGAACCCGGCGACTGCGGATCGGCCATGCCTTCCACTCACCGCGCATGGATGGCATGCTCGAACCGTTTCGGCAGGTGGCCGAGAGTCTCACATTCACCGCACCCCAGATCCCGATCATCTCGGGTGTTACCGGCGCTCCCTTGACGGCCGCGCAGGCATGCTCCCCGGAGTACTGGGTCCGGCAGGCCCGAGACACAGTCCGCTGCTACGACGCACTGCTCGGGATGAACGCCGACGGCGTCACCGGATACCTGGAAATCGGCCCGGACGGAGTGCTCACCGCGCTGGCCCGCGATTGCCTGCCCGAGGCTCAGCAACTCGGCCCGGTCCTGCGTCCCGGCCGGCCCGAGGCCCGCACCACGGCGACAGCTCTGGCCAGAGCCCACGTCCACGGCGTGCCCCTGCACTGGGACACTCTCTTCGCCGCACTTCGACCGAAAAAGGTCGACCTGCCGACCTACGCTTTCCAACGGCAACGCTACTGGCCTGCAGGCCGGGCCAGCACACGGACCGGCACCGACAACCACCCGTGGCTTTCCGCACCCGTCGAGCTTGCCGGCACCGCCAGGCACGTCTTCGACGGCCGGCTTTCCCACCGCAGCGCCGCATGGCTCGACGACCACACCATCCGCGGCAATCGGGTACTCCCCGGAACGGCTCTGATGGAGTTGGCGTTGCACGCCGGTGGCCACCTCGGCTGCGATCGGCTCGACGAGCTGATCCTGCAGGAACCGCTGCTGCTGCCCGACGACACCGACATTCGGCTCCAGGTCGAGGTCGGTGCGTCGGGTCACGACGGTGACCGGCCGGTGACCATCTACGCCCGGCCGGAAACAGGAGTGGATGCCGGCGAGCCCCAACCGTGGACTCGGCATGCGACCGGAGTCCTGCGTTCGGACGCCGGGCCACCGGCCGGCGATGTGCAGTGGCTCCCGCCCGACGCGGTCCCGCTTCCCGTGGACGACCTATATCAGCAACTCGCCGCGCGGGGAATGGTCTATGGTCCCGCATTCCGTGGCCTGCGAGCCGCTTGGCGCTCGGATGCCGACGTATACGTGGAAGCGAGTCTGCCCGAGGGGGTGTCCGTCGGTGGGTTCGGCATCCATCCCGCTCTCCTCGACACCCTTATGCACGCCACGCAATCGCAATTCGCGGTACCGACCGGATTGTGGCTGCCGTTCTCGTGGAGTGGCGTCACTCGGTGCGCCCTGCGGCCCGGCACGCTTCGGGCCCGGATCCGGGTCGATGGGCCCGACGCGAACGATTCGGTGAAGTTGTCGCTCAACGTGACCGACGAGACCGGCCGGCCGGTTCTCGACGTCGCCTCGCTCATGTTGCGGCCCGTGCGGGTGTCCGAGGCCGCGTTTTGCCCCTCGCCGGAGGTCGGCGCCGGTGTGAAGTACCGGCTCTCGGCTGCGCAGTCCACGGCGGAGGCCCTGTTCCGGCTCGACTGGGTCCCTGCCCCGGAACCGGAGGCATCACTGCGTTCCGCGCAACGCAGCATCGCTGTGCTGGGCACCGACCGGATCGGCGTGACCGCCGCTCTCGCAACAAGCGGGCACTCGGTCCTGACCGTGCCCGACTGGAACACACTCGCTCTAGCGGTGTGCGCCGGTGCACCGGCACCAGAGGTGGTGCTTGTCCCCTGCGCCGGCCCGGACGAGCACGGCACAACCGTGATCCAGGCGGGACATGCCGAGACAGCCCGCGTCCTGGATCTGCTTCGTTCCTGGCTCGCCGATGACAGTTTCGCCGACTCGCGTCTGGCGGTGGTAACCCGCGAAGCGGTAGCGGTCACCGTGGGCGATCACGTCGTGGATCTCGCCCGCGCACCGATCTGGGGGCTGGTCCGTGTCGCACAGACCGAAAACCCCGACCGGATCCTGTTGCTGGACGTGGACCGGGGCGCCGACCTGACGGCGGCGCTGAGCGCAGCGCTGGCGTCCGGACAGACGCAGTCGGCGGCGCGGTCCGGCATCCTATACGTGCCACGACTGGTACGCGCGAACACCGGGACCACGGAACTCAGGCCCCCCGCCGACAGCTCATCGTGGCACCTGCACCTCGAGGAGCCTGGCGACCTCGACCGGCTGACTCTCGTATCCCGCCCTCTCGCACCGCTGCCGCCAGGGCACGTGCGGATCGCCGTGCGCGCCGCGGGTATCAACTTCCGCGATGTGCTGGTCGCCTTGGACATCTATCCGGGCGTGTCGAGCATGGGGCGGGAGGCTGCCGGAGTGGTGACAGAGGTGGGCTCGGACGTCACCACCTTCGCCGTCGGCGATCGGGTAATGGGCGTGTTCGACGACGCCTTCGCGACCCAGGCCGACGCCGATCACCGCTGCCTGGTCCACATCCCGACCGGTTGGTCGTTCGCCCAGGCGGCCGGATTCCCCATCGCGTTCCTCACCGCACATCACGCCCTGGTCGATCTGGCGCATCTCACACCGGGCGAGTCGATCCTCATCCATTCGGCCGCGGGAGGTGTCGGCACGGCGGCCGTGCGGTTGGCCCGTCATCTCGGAGCCGAAGCGTTCGCCACCGCGAGCCCAGGCAAATGGGAGGCCCTGCGCCGCCAGGGCCTCGACGATCGGCATATCGCGTCCTCGCGAACGCTCGACTTCGAAGAACTCGTCCGGCAGGCCACGGACGGACGCGGAGTCGACGTGGTGCTCAACGCCTTGTCCCGGGAGTTCACCGACGCATCACTGCGCCTGCTGCCACGGGGCGGACGATTCCTGGAAATGGGCAAGACCGACGTCCGTGACCCTGACACCGTCACCGTCGAGCATCCCGGCGTCACCTACCGGCCGTTCGACCTCGCCGATCTCGAGCTCGACCGAGTCGCCGACCTGTTCCAGGCGCTGCAGGCACTGATCGATAACGGGGCCATCGGCCCACTGCCGGTCCGCGCCTGGGACATCCGGCAGGCCGGAGACGCACTCCGCTACGTCAGCAATGCGCGACACACCGGCAAAGTCGTACTTACCGTGCCGTTCCGGCCGGATCCGGAACGTGCTGTGCTCATCACCGGGGGCACCGGCACTCTCGGCGCCCAGATCGCACGACACCTGGTAACCCGACACGGTGCGCGGCGCCTGGTGCTGGCCGGCCGCAACGCACCGACAGCCGAGTCGGTCTCGGAACTCACGACCGAACTGGCCGCGCGGGGAGCCGATGTTCGCATCGTGTCCTGCGACGTCTCGGTGCGCGAAGAGGTAGCCGCACTGCTGGCCTCGATTCCCTCCCTGGGATCGGTCGTGCACGCGGCAGGCATCGTGGCCGACGGCACCCTCGAATCTCTCGACACCGACCGGCTGGACCGTGTCCTGCGTCCGAAACTGGACGCCGCGGTTCACCTGCACGAACTGACCCGCGATCTCGATCTGGCCGAGTTCGTGCTGTTCTCCTCGGCCGCAGGTGTCTTCGGCCATGCCGGCCAGGCGAATTACGCCGCAGCCAACACATTTCTGGACGCCCTGGCCTACCACCGCCGGGGCGCGGGACTGCCCGCCTGCGCAGTCGCGTGGGGCCTGTGGGCTGCACCGTCGCCGATCAGCCGCGGACTGGACCCGATCGACCACCGACGCGTCACCCGTGGCGGAATGGTCCCGCTGTCCACCGCCGATGGCATCGAGATGTTCGACGTGGCCCGCCGCGGCACCAGAGCGCTGACGATCGCGGCACGGTGGGATCTGCCGATCCTGCGCTCTTCCCGAGCCGAACAGCCGCCGATACTCCGCGACCTCGTTCCCGGGCACGAGAGCAGGACCGGCGCCACCACCGAACCGGCCCGACACGACAAGGGCTCGTGGACCGACAAGCTCGTCGGGGCCACCGAACCGGAGCGGGACCGTCTCGTACTCGAACTGGTTCTCACGCAGGCAGCCGACGTCCTCGGCTACCCCGCCGACCACTCGATCGCCGCAGACGAGACTTTCCGGGACCTCGGATTCGACTCACTCACCACCGTGGAGCTCCGTAACCGGCTGAATCGGCTGACCGGCCTGCATCTGCGCACCGATGCACTCTTCGATAATCCCGATCCCACCGCCCTCGCACGCCGAGTGAGCAAGGAACTCCTGCGAAGCCCGGCTGCCGATTCCCCGCCGTCCGCGGACCGGTGA